Proteins encoded together in one Camelina sativa cultivar DH55 chromosome 9, Cs, whole genome shotgun sequence window:
- the LOC104710843 gene encoding short-chain dehydrogenase reductase ATA1: protein MTNSNKRLFEKVAIITGGARGIGAATARLFTENGAYVIVADILENEGIHVAESIGGCYVHCDVSKEADVEAAVELAMRRKGRLDVMFNNAGMTFNEGSIMEMDVDMANKLVSVNVNGVLHGIKHAAKAMIKGGGGGSIICTSSSSGVMGGLGGHAYTLSKGAINGLVRTTACELGSHGIRVNSISPHGVPTDILVNAYRKYLNNDKLDVAEVTDIVAEKGSLLTGRAGTVEDVAQAALFLASQESSGFITGHNLVVDGGYTSATSTMKFIYN, encoded by the exons ATGACAAACTCAAACAAAAGATTATTTGAGAAGGTTGCGATAATAACCGGAGGAGCAAGAGGAATTGGAGCGGCCACGGCGAGATTGTTCACGGAGAACGGTGCGTATGTGATAGTTGCGGATATCCTTGAGAATGAAGGCATTCATGTGGCGGAATCAATCGGTGGGTGTTACGTTCATTGTGATGTGTCCAAGGAGGCTGACGTTGAGGCCGCGGTGGAGCTAGCTATGAGACGTAAGGGGAGGCTGGATGTGATGTTCAACAACGCCGGGATGACGTTTAACGAAGGTAGCATCATGGAGATGGACGTGGACATGGCTAACAAACTTGTCTCGGTCAATGTCAATGGTGTTTTGCATGGCATCAAACATGCCGCTAAGGCCATGATCAAAG ggggaggaggaggatcgATAATATGCACATCGAGCTCATCAGGGGTAATGGGAGGACTAGGAGGGCACGCATATACGCTCTCCAAAGGAGCCATCAACGGGTTAGTGAGGACAACGGCGTGCGAGCTTGGGTCTCATGGCATCCGTGTGAACAGCATCTCTCCTCATGGAGTTCCGACTGACATCTTGGTTAATGCGTACCGTAAGTACCTTAACAATGACAAACTCGATGTTGCTGAGGTCACCGACATTGTGGCCGAGAAAGGGAGTTTGCTGACCGGTAGAGCCGGTACTGTGGAGGATGTGGCTCAAGCAGCTTTGTTTCTTGCAAGCCAAGAATCATCAGGGTTCATTACCGGACATAACCTGGTTGTTGATGGTGGTTACACGTCGGCCACTAGTACCATGAAATTTATCTACAACTAG
- the LOC104710844 gene encoding uncharacterized protein LOC104710844 yields MGQHLSLFRSTNQLALIHPTGYTKNILEMATLDSPLEVLAFDYVNFVFNNLWTWIAVVTAAVSFWRIRSTTTTSDRGSRDEGFIDESPREPQKPQATKASLVVETRPPRVKVTETGDWSLLLCSDGVTKGKLTVYYEEEIDGERDEDGGETTAVKYGGGESGEWWERWERVVKMRNGDEGWYRYVDLTVINGSVVRLWHDANGVRNGGWVSVERKEWFG; encoded by the exons ATGGGTCAGCATCTATCTCTCTTCAGATCCACTAATCAACTAGCCTTGATCCATCCAACGG GATATACTAAAAACATTTTAGAAATGGCGACTTTGGATTCTCCGTTAGAGGTTTTGGCTTTCGACTACGTTAACTTCGTCTTTAACAATCTCTGGACATGGATTGCCGTCGTGACGGCCGCTGTTAGTTTTTGGCGTATCCGGTCCACTACCACAACCAGCGACCGCGGCAGCAGAGACGAAGGTTTCATAGATGAATCTCCCCGTGAGCCACAGAAACCACAAGCGACGAAGGCTTCTCTCGTTGTGGAAACGAGACCTCCTAGGGTTAAGGTAACGGAGACAGGAGATTGGAGTTTATTGTTGTGCAGTGACGGAGTGACAAAGGGGAAGCTAACGGTGTACTACGAGGAAGAGATCGacggagagagagatgaagatggcGGAGAGACAACGGCCGTTAAATATGGAGGAGGTGAGAGTGGAGAGTGGTGGGAGAGATGGGAGAGAGTGGTGAAGATGAGAAACGGAGACGAAGGTTGGTACCGTTACGTGGATTTAACGGTGATTAACGGAAGTGTTGTGAGGTTGTGGCATGATGCTAACGGAGTCCGTAATGGTGGTTGGGTTAGTGTGGAGCGTAAGGAATGGTTTGGTTGA